The genomic DNA CCGCCACGCCCTGCCGTGGCAGAACACCCGCGACGCCTACCGCATCTGGCTCTCCGAAATCATGCTGCAGCAGACCCAGGTCGCCGCCGTGCTGGGCTACTACGCCCGCTTCCTGGAGCGCTTCCCCACCGTGCACGACCTGGCGGCGGCGCCCGTGGAAGACGTGATGGCGCAATGGAGCGGCCTGGGTTACTACACCCGCGCGCGCAACCTGCACAAATGCGCCCAGCGCGTGGTGGTCGAATACGGCGGCGCGTTCCCGTCCGATCCGGCCCTGCTGGCCGAACTGCCCGGTATCGGCCGCTCGACGGCGGCGGCCATCGCCGCGTTTTCCGCCGGCACGCGCGCGGCCATTATGGACGGCAACGTCAAGCGCGTGTTCGCGCGCGTGTTCGGTATCGACACCTATCCGGGTGAGCGCCGCACCGAGGAAGCGATGTGGCGCCGCGCTGAAGCGCTGCTGCCGGCCGAAGGCATCGAGTCGTACACGCAGGGCCTGATGGACATGGGCGCCACGCTGTGCACCCGCAGCAGCCCGGATTGCGCGCGCTGCCCGATGCAGCCGCGCTGCGTGGCCCATGCCACCAACCGCGTCAAGGAGCTCCCGGTGCGCAAGCCGAAGAAGGCGACGCCGGAAAAATACGCAGTCATGCTGCTGCTGGTGCATGACGGCCAGGTGCTGCTGGAGCAGCGCCCCGCGAGCGGCATCTGGGGCGGTTTGCTGTCGCTGCCGGAGGTTGCCGGCCACGTCGCGCTGGATGACGACGAGCAGCCGGACATCGACGAGGACGCGGTCAGCGCAGCGCTCCAGCCCTTCGGCGTCGCGGAATCGCGTGAGCGGCTGCTGCCGGTCACGCACGGTTTTACCCACTACAAGCTGCACATCGTACCGTTGCTGGTCACGCTGGCACAGCGCGCGCCACTGGCGGGCGACGGTCGCTACACGTGGCTGGAGATCGGGGACATCGGCCAGGCGGCATTGCCCGCGCCGATCAAGAAGCTGCTGCTGGAGCTGCTGGGGAACCGGGCCGACGCACAGGCCCGGATGTTCTAGAGGAATTTTCCGGCTGTGAAGGCGACGGCGGCCAGCGAGACGGTGGTGGCGAAGAACCAGCGCACCATGCGGCTTTCCAGCTCGGCCATCGTGGCGTCCAGGCGGCCGAAGCGGTCCAGCAGTTTCAGCTCGACCCGGACCAGGTCTTCTTTCGTGCAATAGTTGGAGACGAACACGGCAACGTCGCGCTCGATCGCGGCAAAGCGGCGCTCGGTGCCGTTACCATTGCCCGCAGCGCCGCCGTGGCAGCGCGTCTTCGCATCGGCTTCCATGATCTCTTCGCTCATGACGGTCTCCTTGCTTGATGACTCATCGTCGGCCAGGCAAGGCTTCAAGTCAAGCGGAACACTACTTCAGCTTGCCACAGCTCAGAGTTCTTCCAACGAATACAAACGGCTGTGCTCGCGGATGGCGTAGCGGTCCGTCATGCCGGCGATATAGTCGGCAATCCGCCGTGCCTGCTTCGTCGCATCGCCGCTGCTGTCGCGGTAATCCGGCGGCAGCAGTTGCGGGTCCTGGGTGAAGGCGTCATACAGCTCGCGCACGATGCGGCTGGCCTTCAGGCGCATGCGGTTGACCTTGTAATGGCGGTACAGGTTCTCGCGCAGGAAGCGCTTCAGCTCGGTGGCATCCTGGCGCATCGGGTCGGAAAAACGGATCAGCGGCGGCCCGGCGCGCACCTCGTCGATGCTGCGTGGCGCCACCTCGGCGATGCGCTGCTGCGACGTGGCGATCAGGTCGTCCGCCAGCGCCGTGATCAGGCGGCGCAAGGTCTCATAAATCGCGCGCCGCCCCGTCAGGCCGGGGAACGCGCCCTGCACCTCGCGCCACAGGCGGCCGAAGAAATCGACCTGCTCCATCTGCGCGATGGTGATCAGGCCGGAGCGCAAGCCGTCGTCGATGTCGTGGCTGTTGTAGGCGATTTCGTCGGCCAGGTTGGTCAGCTGCGCTTCCAGCGACGGCTGGGTCTTGTCGAGGAAGCGCTGCGCCACGTCGCCCAGCAGCCGGGCATTGTTGACGGAGCAGTGCTTGAGGATGCCCTCGCGCGTTTCGAACATCAGGTTCAAGCCATCGAACGCACCGTACTGCTCTTCCAGGTAGTCCACCACGCGCAGGCTTTGCAGGTTGTGCTCGAAGCCGCCGTGGCCGGCCATGCATTCGTTCAGCACGTCCTGGCCCACGTGGCCGAACGGCGTGTGGCCCAGGTCGTGGGCCAGCGCGATGGCTTCGACCAGGTCTTCGTTCAGGTGCAGGTTGCGCGCGATCGAGCGGCCGATCTGCGCCACTTCCAGGCTGTGCGTCAGGCGCGTGCGGAACAGGTCTCCTTCGTGGTTCAGGAAGACCTGGGTCTTGTATTCGAGCCGGCGAAACGCTGTCGAATGGATGATGCGGTCGCGGTCGCGCTGGAACTGGCTGCGCGACGCGTGCGGGGTTTCGTCGAAGCGACGACCGCGCCCTTGTTCCGAGTGCGCGGCGTAGGGAGCGAGCGCGTCTTCCATGCTTACTCCACGCAGGCGGCGATGGTGTCGAGCAGTGCGGCTTGCGGCGCGCTCGTGACCAGGGCCGTGCCCAGGGGTTTCAACAGGATGAACTTGATGGCGCCGCCCTCGTTCTTCTTGTCCACCTCCATCAGCTCGAGCCAGCGCTCGGTGCCCAGGTCGGGCGCCGTGACGGGCAAGCCGGCCGCGGCCACCAGCGCGCGGATGCGCGCCACCGTGGCCGTGTCGATATAGCCCAGGCGCTGCGACAGCTCGGCCGCCATCACCATACCGCAGCCGACCGCTTCGCCATGCAGCCAGTGACCGTAGCCCATGCCCGCCTCGATGGCGTGGCCGAATGTGTGGCCGAAGTTCAGGATGGCGCGCAGGCCGCCTTCGCGTTCGTCCTGGCGCACCACGTCGGCCTTGATCTCGCACGAGCGCGCGATGGCATAGGCCAGCGCGGCGCGGTCGCGCGCGACCAGCTTGGCGATATTGGCCTCGATCCAGTCGAAGAAGGCGCTGTCGATGATGGCGCCGTGCTTGATCACTTCGGCCAGGCCGGCCGCCAGCTCGCGCTGCGGCAGCGTTTCCAGCGTGGACGTGTCGGCCAGCACCACCTTCGGCTGGTAGAACGCCCCGATCATGTTCTTGCCCAGCGGGTGGTTGATGCCCGTCTTGCCGCCCACCGACGAATCGACTTGCGACAGCAAGGTGGTCGGCACCTGGATGAAGTCGACGCCGCGCATGTACGACGCGGCGGCAAAGCCCGTCAGGTCGCCGATGACGCCGCCGCCCAGCGCGATCAGCGTGGTCTTGCGGTCGCATTTGTTGGCCAGCAGCGCATCGAAGATCTGCATCAGGCTGGCCCAGTTCTTGTACTCCTCGCCGTCTTCCAGCACGACGGCGACGACTTCCTTGCCGGCGGCCGCCAGCGGCGCGCGGATGCGCTCCAGGTAGAGCGGCGCGACGGTGGTATTGGTGACGATGGCGACCTTGCGGCCATTGACGTGGCGCGCCAGCAGGTCCGGGTCGTCCAGCACGGCGGGGCCGATCGAGATGGGGTAGCTGCGCTCGCCCAGGTCGACATGGAGAAGGATATTGGTCTGTTCGTTCATCGAAGGTAGTGGATGCGTCGTGCAGTTGGGCGCGGCCTGGCAGGCCCGCGCCTCGAGCTGGTTGATGATGATCTGGACCATCGATTGTACGTTAGGTCGGCCCGTATCGACGACGAGGTGCGCCATCTCCGTGTAGAGCGGCTCGCGCTGGGCCAGCAGCTCTTCCAGCTTCTTGCGCGGATCGGCCGTCTGCAGCAGGGGGCGGTTCTTGTCGTGGCTGGTGCGCGCCAGGATGCTGCCGATGCTGGCGCGCAGATAAATGACGGTGCCGCTCTCCCGCAACAGCGCGCGGCTCTCGGGATTGAGGATGGCACCGCCGCCGGTGGCCAGCACGATGCCTTCCTGGCCGCACAGTTCGCGGATCACGTCCGCCTCGCGCCGGCGGAAGCTGCCCTCGCCTTCGATCTCGAAGATCCATGGAATCGTGGCGCCCGTGCGCGCCTCGATCTCGTGATCGGAGTCGACGAAGCGCATGCCCAGCTTGCGGGCGAGCATCCGACCGATGGTCGTCTTGCCCGCTCCCATCAGCCCTACCAAAAATACATTCCCCATCGAGTTCCGTCTCGCCAATGTGTCACAGTCGTGTCATTGTAATCCGAGCGGCCCCGGGCGCGCCCAAACGGGACGGGTCAATGCAAAACGGCCGGGCTGCAAGGCAGGCCGGCCGTCCGGTCAATACAGTTGAGGTCGTGTCCCACCGCGGGGTCAGTCACCAAAGTGGGACACGGACTGATGGGTAGGTCAGCGCGCCGACAGCCGCTCGGCCACCACCTTCGGCGTGATGAACACCAGCAGCTCCGTCTTCTCGCTGGTGCGGCTGGTATTGCGGAACAGGTGGCCCACCACCGGCACGTCGCCCAGCAGCGGCACCTTCGACACCGTGTTGCGCTCCGTCTGCTGGTAAATACCGCCCAGCACCACGGTACCGCCGTTCTCCACCATCACCTGGGTCTTGACGTGCTTGGTGTCGATGGCGAAGCCGGCGCGGGTCTCGGCGCCCACGCTGTCCTTGTTGACGTCGACATCGACGACCACGTTGCCGTCCGGCGTGATCTGCGGCGTCACTTCCAGCCGCAGGTTGGCCTTGCGGAACACGATCGACGTGGCGCCGCTGCTGGTCGCCACCTGGTACGGCAGTTCCAGGCCCTGCTCGATCAGCGCCACCGACTTGTCGGCCGTGACGACGCGCGGGCTGGAGATGATCTTGCCGGTGCCGTCCGCCTCCAGGGCCGACAACTCCAGGTTCAGGAAGCGGTTGGCGGCGGCGTTGAACAGGCTGATGGCCAGGTTGCCCGCGGCGACACCGTTGATGGGCGCGGCCGGCAGGTTGATGAACTGGGTATTGCCGAAGTCGCCGGCGGAGTCGGCGCTGGCGACCTGTCCCGTGATCTGGCCCACGCCATTCAGATTGCCGCCCACGCCCACGCGGTTGCCGCCCAGCGACCAGCCGGGCTGGCCGCCGCGCAGGCCGCGCATGTCGGCAAAGCCCAGTTTCGCGCCCAGGTTGCGGGTAAAGCCGTCGTTGGCCTCGACGATACGGGCCTCGATCAGTACCTGCTTGGTGGCGATGTCGGTCTTGGCGATCAGCTTGCGCACGTCTTCCAGCTTCGAGGCCACGTCGGTGACGAACAGCTGGTTGGTACGTGGCTCGATGATGGCGCTGCCGCGCTTGGACAGGATGCGGTTGCGCCCATCGGCGCCATCCAAACCGAACACCAGCTTGAACGACTCCGCCTTCTGGTAGTTCAGCTGGAAGATCTCGGACTTCAGCGGCTCCAGGTCGGCGATCTGCGCCTTCTGTTCCAGCTCCAGCTTTTCCTTGGTCAGCAGCTCTTCCTTCGGCGCGATCCAGATCACGTTGCCGTTCTTGCGCATGTCCAGCCCCTTGGCCTGCAGGATCACGTCCAGTGCCTGGTCCCACGGCACTTCCTTCAGGCGCAGGGTCAGGCTGCCGGCCACGCTGTCGCTGGTGATGATGTTCAGGCCGGAAATGTCGGCTACGGCCTGCAGCGCCGCGCGCACTTCCACGTTCTGGAAGTTGAACGACAGCTTCTCGCCGCGATAGCCCTGCGTGCCCTGGGTCAGCTTGTTCGGGTCTTCCTTGATCGGTTTGATATCGACCACCAGCTGCGTGTCGCTCTGGTAGACGCTCTGCTCCCACAGGCCCTTGGCTTCGATCTGCATGCGCACGTTGTCGCCCTGCG from Pseudoduganella armeniaca includes the following:
- the pilQ gene encoding type IV pilus secretin PilQ, whose amino-acid sequence is MIAITTLRRAGAALALALASAAALAQNAIESVTANQQGSNVIVRIALDQAPDQLPIGFAITNPPRIALDFGKTTNGTGKTSQDMEVGDLRSVNVVQAGERSRLVFNLKRPLNYATAIDGKNVILTIDASGGTATAVDSRGLPAAKAPAPAVKAAARPTLRDLDFRRGSNGEGRIVVDLPGNQVAVDVRQGGNGVTVDFLKTALPESLRRRLDVTDFGTPVSLITTTPQGDNVRMQIEAKGLWEQSVYQSDTQLVVDIKPIKEDPNKLTQGTQGYRGEKLSFNFQNVEVRAALQAVADISGLNIITSDSVAGSLTLRLKEVPWDQALDVILQAKGLDMRKNGNVIWIAPKEELLTKEKLELEQKAQIADLEPLKSEIFQLNYQKAESFKLVFGLDGADGRNRILSKRGSAIIEPRTNQLFVTDVASKLEDVRKLIAKTDIATKQVLIEARIVEANDGFTRNLGAKLGFADMRGLRGGQPGWSLGGNRVGVGGNLNGVGQITGQVASADSAGDFGNTQFINLPAAPINGVAAGNLAISLFNAAANRFLNLELSALEADGTGKIISSPRVVTADKSVALIEQGLELPYQVATSSGATSIVFRKANLRLEVTPQITPDGNVVVDVDVNKDSVGAETRAGFAIDTKHVKTQVMVENGGTVVLGGIYQQTERNTVSKVPLLGDVPVVGHLFRNTSRTSEKTELLVFITPKVVAERLSAR
- the aroKB gene encoding bifunctional shikimate kinase/3-dehydroquinate synthase AroKB; the encoded protein is MGAGKTTIGRMLARKLGMRFVDSDHEIEARTGATIPWIFEIEGEGSFRRREADVIRELCGQEGIVLATGGGAILNPESRALLRESGTVIYLRASIGSILARTSHDKNRPLLQTADPRKKLEELLAQREPLYTEMAHLVVDTGRPNVQSMVQIIINQLEARACQAAPNCTTHPLPSMNEQTNILLHVDLGERSYPISIGPAVLDDPDLLARHVNGRKVAIVTNTTVAPLYLERIRAPLAAAGKEVVAVVLEDGEEYKNWASLMQIFDALLANKCDRKTTLIALGGGVIGDLTGFAAASYMRGVDFIQVPTTLLSQVDSSVGGKTGINHPLGKNMIGAFYQPKVVLADTSTLETLPQRELAAGLAEVIKHGAIIDSAFFDWIEANIAKLVARDRAALAYAIARSCEIKADVVRQDEREGGLRAILNFGHTFGHAIEAGMGYGHWLHGEAVGCGMVMAAELSQRLGYIDTATVARIRALVAAAGLPVTAPDLGTERWLELMEVDKKNEGGAIKFILLKPLGTALVTSAPQAALLDTIAACVE
- a CDS encoding deoxyguanosinetriphosphate triphosphohydrolase, with protein sequence MEDALAPYAAHSEQGRGRRFDETPHASRSQFQRDRDRIIHSTAFRRLEYKTQVFLNHEGDLFRTRLTHSLEVAQIGRSIARNLHLNEDLVEAIALAHDLGHTPFGHVGQDVLNECMAGHGGFEHNLQSLRVVDYLEEQYGAFDGLNLMFETREGILKHCSVNNARLLGDVAQRFLDKTQPSLEAQLTNLADEIAYNSHDIDDGLRSGLITIAQMEQVDFFGRLWREVQGAFPGLTGRRAIYETLRRLITALADDLIATSQQRIAEVAPRSIDEVRAGPPLIRFSDPMRQDATELKRFLRENLYRHYKVNRMRLKASRIVRELYDAFTQDPQLLPPDYRDSSGDATKQARRIADYIAGMTDRYAIREHSRLYSLEEL
- the mutY gene encoding A/G-specific adenine glycosylase, with product MLQYKEIDASLHDPSFSATLIGWQKQHGRHALPWQNTRDAYRIWLSEIMLQQTQVAAVLGYYARFLERFPTVHDLAAAPVEDVMAQWSGLGYYTRARNLHKCAQRVVVEYGGAFPSDPALLAELPGIGRSTAAAIAAFSAGTRAAIMDGNVKRVFARVFGIDTYPGERRTEEAMWRRAEALLPAEGIESYTQGLMDMGATLCTRSSPDCARCPMQPRCVAHATNRVKELPVRKPKKATPEKYAVMLLLVHDGQVLLEQRPASGIWGGLLSLPEVAGHVALDDDEQPDIDEDAVSAALQPFGVAESRERLLPVTHGFTHYKLHIVPLLVTLAQRAPLAGDGRYTWLEIGDIGQAALPAPIKKLLLELLGNRADAQARMF